The genomic DNA GAAAAATGACCGTTCTGTCATTTTTACACAGGCACTTCCAGCTCTTTGTCGCAGCCATTGCGGTTCCCTCCTCTTTTCCTTGTCTGAGACTAGCCGAAACCTGAGCCTCTCTCtattctatttttctctttttcaattttgtgtttttgtttttccgttCTCATTGTCAAGCTAACAAATTATCAGCAACAGATGATGATCTTGAGCAAGAACAACTCAGCCATGATTTGAAACCTGTCGTGGGAGATAGAAATTTGGAAGAATTTGCATCTTTATCTTATTATCTTGTATTTCAAATTGTAACTcagcatatataaattaattcaaAAACNNNNNNNNNNNNNNNNNNNNNNNNNNNNNNNNNNNNNNNNNNNNNNNNNNNNNNNNNNNNNNNNNNNNNNNNNNNNNNNNNNNNNNNNNNNNNNNNNNNNGTTTATCAGAATTGGTACATGGGCTTCCTGCAATACCAAAAAAGAATCCAGTATGTGAAATTTCTCAAGTCAAGTTGTTAAGAAATGAATTCAATGGCCAACACTAAGAACTCGGCGAGTCGGGATCCCTTGTAATCTGGCCTCGTCGAAGCCTCTCACAATTGCCTGCCGGGAAATTCACTGACTTAGCTTTTTGACACTTACTCAGATATTTACTAGCAGTTCCGGGGTACTCAGTTACGACCCCATCAACTCCGGCTCCTCCAATAAAAGTAGCAATCTCCAAAATGGGGTCTGAGAAATAGTCGAATGCGAGTGTGATGTATTCATTCCTCAGAACATAGACATAGACCGAAACATTTGCCTTCTGAAACTCAGCGACGATATTTGTCGAACGACTGGTGAAGGAACCAGAAACCTCAGTGATGGCTGTTCTTGTTACGGCAACTGCATCAGCGTACTTCTTGATTTCCTGCACAGGCTGTTCGGGAGCGTCGCCCATTTTGTCTTCAAACAACAACACTCTTTTGTAAGTTGGAACACTCGCAAACTTTGACAGCACGGAAGTATCATCGGATTGGATCAAGACTTGTTGAGTTGATTGCTTATCGAAGGTGGCATTGGTCAAGGCAGCGGTAACTACACCCACAATGTCAAGCCCCTTCTTTGAAGCTAAGTAGGCAGCATTCTGAGAAAGAAGGTTAAGGTATCAGCATGTTGTATGTAAATAGAACACTTTTGGAGCTGAAAGTGGAAGACAATGAAATGAGAACATAGTTACTGAGTTTAAAATCTGTCTCTGTTATTcacctcccatttcaattaaatatttcacatgttaaaaATGGTATGCTTATGGTTAGAGCATAGTTGAACTTACCTGAATGTTGATCAAAACTCCAGATACTGCGTTTGTTTTAGCTAAATCCAGAAATTCAGCGAGGCTCGTCAATTTACCAGCATTCTTGTATGCTGGGTTTCTGTGGAAGTCTGGTAAAACATTCGCCATTTGAGCTGCAATACGAAAGTTTTAGGTGTAAGTGGGGATTAGAAGCTCACAAAACTCGCATGTGTgaaaaagttttgaagaagtTTACGCTTCAAGGTTTGAATCTCGCTCCATGTGAGGTCGAATGAAAAGATTCCGGACTCTGCTTGAATTTCTGGGACAGTGTTAGATCTAGACATGAAAGAAGTCATCGCAGTGGTATCTGCCATGAGGTCCGCTGAGTCCAAGCAGAAGGCAACTCCATCTTTTGACATTTGAACTGAGCAGTCTATTATGTCAGCCCCATCATCCAACGCTTGCCGATAAGCAAGATCAGTGCAGCCAGGATAAATCCCACTTGCTCCATTTTTGCTAATGATCAAAGCTTGTCCTGAAATGGTAGAATTTTTAGTGCACAGTTCGAGCttgttcttcattttatttgacaTGTCCAGCCATAAGCTTTTAAAGTTTTCATATCATGTTCTTTCAGAAAGATTTTAGTACCATACCTTTGACGGGCTTGCTAACAGCCTTGCTATTTGCAAAGCATGCTGCATTAGAAAGAGCATTGTAGGGTCAGAACATAACTCACAAAACAAATTTACAACCATtagaatattttcaatttttcaatgaGTAAATTCCTTATAGAAGAAATATGCTGAAGGCATGACAGTGGGTTATCTCACCAATGGCTTCTGATGCTGTAGGAGAGAAATCTGTAAGCACCCCATCAACAGAAAACTTAGAATTATCAACAAACTGGAGGTACTCAGATGTAGGATCATAACTATAGTTATAGCTTGCAAAAAAATCATTCGCAAAACCAGAAGCATATACTTCTAGTCCTTGTTTGTGAGCATCAGCTACAAGCGTAGAAGGAGCTCCCAAATACTGGTCTGCCTGTACTGGCCATATGTATTCTTTGGGGACAAGTATTCCAGTTGCAAATGCCTTGATTGAGGTAAGATCCTGCAGCAGTTCACTGTACTTTTTATTGGTTGTGGGTTCAATCTCATCTGCGCCGAGGGCCTGAAAGATGAGCTTTGTCTTGGCTGTCACTTTTCCATTCATGGTCTTCAAGAAACCAATCTCAGCAGATGAAAGGTAATTGATACGCATAGCTCT from Corylus avellana chromosome ca6, CavTom2PMs-1.0 includes the following:
- the LOC132185637 gene encoding glycerophosphodiester phosphodiesterase GDPDL6-like is translated as MIRCLLFISLLIHSTLGQKSAGTPSQKWLTLNGKRPLVVARGGFSGLFPESSSFANQLALSSSLPDTVLFCNLQLTKDGAGICLTDIRLDNSTNIGLVWPKGKKTYDVNGNKVHGWFALDYTIDQLFSNISLTQGILSRPSLFDFQSPISAVEDVVGIKPAQFWLNVQYDSFYTQHKLSPTSYVQKAMRAMRINYLSSAEIGFLKTMNGKVTAKTKLIFQALGADEIEPTTNKKYSELLQDLTSIKAFATGILVPKEYIWPVQADQYLGAPSTLVADAHKQGLEVYASGFANDFFASYNYSYDPTSEYLQFVDNSKFSVDGVLTDFSPTASEAIACFANSKAVSKPVKGQALIISKNGASGIYPGCTDLAYRQALDDGADIIDCSVQMSKDGVAFCLDSADLMADTTAMTSFMSRSNTVPEIQAESGIFSFDLTWSEIQTLKPQMANVLPDFHRNPAYKNAGKLTSLAEFLDLAKTNAVSGVLINIQNAAYLASKKGLDIVGVVTAALTNATFDKQSTQQVLIQSDDTSVLSKFASVPTYKRVLLFEDKMGDAPEQPVQEIKKYADAVAVTRTAITEVSGSFTSRSTNIVAEFQKANVSVYVYVLRNEYITLAFDYFSDPILEIATFIGGAGVDGVVTEYPGTASKYLSKCQKAKSVNFPAGNCERLRRGQITRDPDSPSS